In a single window of the Arachis hypogaea cultivar Tifrunner chromosome 6, arahy.Tifrunner.gnm2.J5K5, whole genome shotgun sequence genome:
- the LOC112695758 gene encoding endoglucanase 25-like: MISEFGLRMSVKHNIWGGPLEINVEEHGLWHEEEEEEEEEEEFRRRRRGLDRAPYEAPSDEVKQRWLRRPDILEKSMSSSSYCNKSSISTLVCLVTISAIIVLIIKLKPHYHPPSSPTLDNYTLALPKALLFFNAQQSGKLPLNNNVSWRGDSCLKDEQVGGYYDGGDSTKYNFPAAFAMTMLSWSVLEYNQKYESALELHHVKHTIKWGTDYLLKTFTAYANSTTTVASQLPSPTTKHNNKCWIRPEEIQSPRPASHCTTCPALAAETAAALAAASIVFHDNEAYSKKLIHGADVIFRFATQGLGGKYSGGADPPSLLYNSSGFWDEFLWGGTWMYLATGNSSYLNLITSPELDEKVGSMRQSVLSWDNKLPGAALLLARLRMFLDYGYPYEQVLKNYQNKIDDIVCSYLPNSNKFNRTKGGLIMLNHGNPRPLQYVVNAAFLAKLYSDYMGALYVPGIMCGGKFYRSEALEDFARTQVDYILGKNPEKMSYVVGFGERYPEEVHHMGASIMSEKGKKYGCGGGWKWRDRRKPNPNVIVGAMVGGPDKLDGFNDLRSNYNYTEPSLAGNSGLVAALVALSQNATPNSGIDHNTIFYSVRLP, from the exons ATGATCAGTGAATTTGGATTGAGGATGTCGGTAAAACACAACATATGGGGTGGTCCACTGGAAATAAACGTTGAGGAGCATGGTCTGtggcatgaagaagaagaagaagaggaggaggaggaagagttcCGGCGGCGAAGGAGGGGGTTGGATAGGGCGCCGTATGAAGCACCATCTGATGAAGTGAAGCAAAGGTGGCTGCGGAGACCGGACATCCTTGAAAAGTCCATGTCATCATCTTCCTATTGTAATAAGAGTTCCATTTCCACACTTGTTTGCCTTGTAACCATTTCCGCCATTATCGTTCTCATAATCAAGCTCAAGCCACATTATCATCCTCCATCTTCCCCCACTCTTGATAACTATACCCTTGCTCTCCCCAAGGCCCTCCTCTTCTTCAACGCCCAGCAAT CTGGAAAACTGCCTCTGAACAACAATGTTTCATGGAGGGGTGACTCGTGTTTGAAAGACGAGCAGGTTGGTGGCTACTACGACGGCGGTGACTCCACCAAGTACAATTTCCCGGCGGCATTCGCCATGACCATGCTAAGTTGGAGCGTACTGGAATACAACCAGAAATAcgaatcagctcttgagcttcatcATGTCAAACACACCATCAAATGGGGAACCGATTACCTTCTCAAAACCTTCACCGCTTATGCAAACTCCACAACCACCGTTGCTTCCCAACTACCTTCACCCACGACCAAACACAACAACAAGTGTTGGATCCGCCCCGAGGAAATCCAATCCCCTCGGCCTGCATCGCATTGCACCACTTGCCCTGCTCTCGCTGCGGAAACCGCAGCCGCTTTAGCAGCTGCATCCATCGTCTTCCATGATAACGAGGCCTATTCCAAGAAACTGATTCACGGAGCAGACGTGATCTTCCGATTCGCCACGCAAGGATTAGGAGGCAAGTACTCTGGCGGGGCCGATCCGCCTTCGCTTCTCTATAACTCGAGCGGCTTCTGGGATGAGTTCTTGTGGGGCGGAACATGGATGTACTTGGCTACCGGAAATTCTTCCTACCTCAATCTCATTACTAGTCCTGAATTGGATGAGAAAGTTGGTTCCATGCGGCAGAGTGTGCTTTCTTGGGACAACAAGCTTCCCGGTGCTGCGTTGCTTCTTGCTCGCTTGAGAATGTTCTTGGATTACGGCTATCCTTACGAACAAGTATTGAAAAATTATCAAAACAAAATCGATGACATAGTGTGCTCTTATCTCCCAAATTCCAACAAATTTAACAGAACAAAAGGAGGGTTGATCATGTTAAACCATGGAAATCCACGCCCTCTTCAGTACGTTGTGAACGCAGCATTCTTGGCTAAGCTATATAGTGATTACATGG GTGCCTTATACGTACCTGGAATAATGTGCGGAGGTAAATTCTACCGTTCAGAAGCATTGGAGGATTTTGCTAGGACTCAGGTGGATTACATACTTGGGAAGAATCCAGAGAAGATGAGCTATGTGGTTGGGTTTGGAGAGAGGTACCCTGAAGAAGTTCACCACATGGGTGCATCTATTATGAGTGAGAAGGGGAAGAAGTATGGTTGTGGTGGTGGATGGAAGTGGAGGGACCGAAGGAAACCGAATCCAAATGTGATTGTAGGAGCCATGGTTGGTGGTCCTGATAAGCTTGATGGTTTCAATGACTTGCGTTCCAACTATAACTACACTGAACCATCTCTTGCAGGGAATTCGGGTCTTGTTGCGGCGCTTGTGGCTTTGTCACAGAATGCCACTCCAAATAGTGGGATAGACCACAACACCATATTCTATTCAGTTAGACTTCCCTAA
- the LOC112695760 gene encoding uncharacterized protein produces MQSRVALAYTAARRWCWKSWQRGLCSATRSRTADPEVHSGELEAGPKVHQSPPKGTESNNTSSTKFVETDHASSKKDDPLATPKSPTEPSSKLKSTGVNQPLEPSLQQKRQQSSKASLLEEASCTAGIDEAPFPEEKSRKEQEEDDRGYFKDHKASPLSELEIADTRNPLSRASDRTAGSGGVIVWLPEQLDTAEDSLRRATEIWRQNAMRGDPDAPHSRRLRQLRGEDF; encoded by the exons ATGCAATCAAGGGTAGCATTAGCATACACAGCAGCAAGAAGATGGTGTTGGAAATCATGGCAACGAGGCTTATGCTCCGCCACACGTAGCAGAACAGCAGACCCTGAAGTTCATTCGGGAGAAttagaagctggacctaaagttcaCCAATCACCACCCAAA GGTACAGAGAGTAATAATACAAGCAGCACCAAGTTTGTGGAAACGGATCATGCATCGAGCAAAAAGGACGATCCTCTTGCGACTCCAAAATCTCCAACTGAACCATCTTCCAAACTGAAGAGCACTGGAGTGAACCAGCCATTGGAGCCTAGCCTTCAACAGAAGCGGCAGCAGAGTTCGAAAGCTTCCTTGTTGGAAGAAGCGAGTTGCACCGCTGGTATAGACGAAGCTCCGTTTCCGGAAGAGAAGAGCCGGAAGGAACAGGAAGAGGATGACAGAGGTTACTTCAAAGACCACAAGGCGTCGCCCTTGTCGGAGTTGGAGATCGCGGACACGAGGAACCCTTTGAGTCGTGCATCAGATAGGACGGCGGGGAGTGGCGGTGTAATAGTGTGGCTGCCGGAGCAGCTGGACACGGCGGAGGATTCTCTGAGGAGGGCCACTGAGATATGGCGGCAAAATGCTATGCGTGGTGACCCTGATGCCCCTCATTCCAGGAGACTTAGACAGCTTCGCGGCGAAGATTTTTAA